One part of the Rutidosis leptorrhynchoides isolate AG116_Rl617_1_P2 chromosome 1, CSIRO_AGI_Rlap_v1, whole genome shotgun sequence genome encodes these proteins:
- the LOC139893850 gene encoding uncharacterized protein: MAKWAIELGEHDIEFRIRHAIKGQVLADFIAETDSVNEEDVKNSTQVITPKIENEEWKLYTDGASSSDGSGAGLILVNPEGKEFTYALRFKFNTTNNEAEYGALLAGLRMVKELKILHLRAFIDSQLVSNQIKGTFEAKQPTIQQYLSKAKELIESFKSFDIEHIRRGQNKKAHVLSKLASLTFEHLAKEVLVEKLEKKSILEKEVNDLIQEDEVT, from the coding sequence atggccaaatgggccattgagttaggagaacatgacATTGAGTTCCGGATCAGGCATGCAATCAAAGGACAAGTTCTAGCAGATTTCATCGCCGAAACAGATAGTGTAAATGAAGAAGACGTGAAGAACTCAACCCAAGTTATCACCCCAAAGATCGAAAATGAAGAGTGGAagttgtacaccgatggtgcgtcAAGCTCCGATGGATCAGGTGCTGGTCTAATTTTAGTAAATCCCGAAGGAAAAGAGTTCACTTATGCACTTCGTTTCAAATTCAATACAACCAACAACGAAGCAGAGTACGGAGCTCTACTAGCAGGATTGAGAATGGTGAAGGAATTAAAAATCCTTCATCTCCGAGCCTTCATTGACTCACAGCTAGTGTCTAACCAGATCAAGGGCACCTTTGAAGCAAAGCAACCCACCATCCAACAATACTTGTCAAAAGCAAAAGAACTGATCGAAAGCTTCAAAAGTTTTGATATCGAGCATATCCGAAGAGGTCAAAATAAGAAGGCACACGTACTGAGCAAGCTTGCTTCACTGACATTTGAGCACCTCGCAAAAGAAGTCTTGGTGGAGAAGCTAGAAAAGAAATCAATCCTAGAAAAAGAAGTCAATGACCTCATACAAGAAGATGAGGTAACATAG